From Anaerolineae bacterium, a single genomic window includes:
- a CDS encoding nucleotidyl transferase, which translates to MNRLVEVARGSDAAAVALVQPIAPPERPVDWLGAMVKGGRVEYVEGHSRDCTHRLCGIYAFSPAAISAIQNNPGIMTQVPVGGMPPIEAELAQSVQTLLDDGSEVLAVEAEGYFVDMDKPWHILEANRRALDEMSRNLTESCIHPTARVHDGAEIRGFVVVGEGSEVGNRV; encoded by the coding sequence GTGAACCGTCTCGTTGAGGTCGCCAGAGGCAGTGACGCGGCGGCGGTTGCTCTGGTGCAGCCGATTGCGCCCCCCGAACGCCCTGTTGACTGGCTCGGGGCGATGGTGAAAGGGGGGCGTGTGGAGTATGTGGAAGGGCATAGCCGTGACTGCACGCATCGCCTGTGCGGGATATACGCCTTTTCGCCCGCCGCTATCTCCGCTATCCAGAATAACCCCGGCATCATGACGCAGGTTCCTGTGGGGGGAATGCCCCCAATAGAGGCGGAGCTGGCGCAGAGCGTGCAAACCCTGCTGGACGACGGCAGCGAGGTGCTGGCGGTAGAGGCAGAAGGCTACTTTGTGGATATGGACAAGCCCTGGCACATCCTGGAGGCGAATCGCCGCGCGCTGGACGAGATGAGCCGCAACCTCACGGAAAGCTGTATCCATCCCACGGCGCGTGTGCATGACGGCGCGGAGATACGGGGCTTTGTAGTGGTGGGCGAGGGCAGCGAGGTCGGCAACCGTGTG